The following nucleotide sequence is from Roseivirga sp. BDSF3-8.
AGTTTAAGAGCAGCCGCAGCTTTGTCATGGAAGCCTCCGAGTCCAACTCACTGCGCATATCCAGCCAGGAGATAAAAATGGACCAGGAAGAGGGCAGCTACACCCGTCTGGAAAATTTTGAGCAGGACATGCGTGAGGTCGAAAATGTAGACCGCGTCCGCTCACAGATCAGTGCCAAAGAACAGGCAACCGAAGCTTCTGAAGACCACCTCGTCATACGTAATGCCGGCGGCTTTGTCAGCATCTACGTCCCTGCCCAGGTCACCGATGACGAAGGCATCCTGAAGCTGACCGATTATAGCGAAAGCACAGCCATAGACATTGATCCCAGCGGCGGTGCCAGCGATAACTTCAACGTAGCGGCCGACTTCCAGACCACTTTCGATACCGCCTATACGAAAAACGGAAACCAGGGCGTGACCGGCTTCTCACCCGCTGGTGTACTCACCACTAAAGGAGGCGCCCCCGATGAATCAATTCTCACCCACTACTTTGAGTTTGACAAAGCCTATATTGATTTCAGCGCCGGAGACAATAACACCAACAAGTCCTACTTCCACATGCTGAGTAAGATCCTTATAAATGACCCCTCCGCAAGGATCACCATCACAGGCTCTACCGATACCAGCGGCACCGACCTCTACAATGAGGGACTTTCTGAAGATAGAGCCAAGGCCCTAAAGTGCTGGTTTACGTCCGTAGGCGTGCCGGAAAATCAGATCAAAACAGAGAAAAAAGGCGAAACCATAGCCATACAGAACATTGCCGACGGCACCAAAGACCGTGCCTACCGCTTTGCCCGCGTGCGCCTTACCTCAGCATCCGACTACCTTTTCTTTAAAGGAGGTGCCTTTAAGCAGGATGCTACCCCTGATGACCAGGCCGCCGATAAGAATAAGTTTATCTATACCAAAGCCACCGAAGCATCCAAAACATGGCCCGCCATACTGCTGGAGTCAACCTCAGCCAATCTCAGCATAAACGAGACCAGCTACAACGACATCGTGAAGGAGATCAATGACAGCCGTTCTACCAACAAATACTCCGCCGAGTACCGTAACGACATCATCTATGCCCTACATGATGAGACCAAGATCAGCTACGTCACCTACTCCAAAAGTGAAGACTCCATAGACATACAGAGTGCCAGTGCAAGCAGC
It contains:
- a CDS encoding OmpA family protein, coding for MSAVDKLRESAAVLQEVDVTEIISSLAMGIADAQRQLDNNSVQQLIQLADPNNGFNGKSLIELGFTPAFYHFQHADVSASISLKMKLKQETSFGISLQGSYSSQKGFNQDRMDTLQQLDRSKERSEFKSSRSFVMEASESNSLRISSQEIKMDQEEGSYTRLENFEQDMREVENVDRVRSQISAKEQATEASEDHLVIRNAGGFVSIYVPAQVTDDEGILKLTDYSESTAIDIDPSGGASDNFNVAADFQTTFDTAYTKNGNQGVTGFSPAGVLTTKGGAPDESILTHYFEFDKAYIDFSAGDNNTNKSYFHMLSKILINDPSARITITGSTDTSGTDLYNEGLSEDRAKALKCWFTSVGVPENQIKTEKKGETIAIQNIADGTKDRAYRFARVRLTSASDYLFFKGGAFKQDATPDDQAADKNKFIYTKATEASKTWPAILLESTSANLSINETSYNDIVKEINDSRSTNKYSAEYRNDIIYALHDETKISYVTYSKSEDSIDIQSASASSSSEQGEEETYLISENENFLSNFKQDASELDTSSSFAVGGSIDFRMARQFEINMEGNASVSARLVSLPAPTELLNEIKANLGSGSTNNSGN